One window from the genome of Isachenkonia alkalipeptolytica encodes:
- a CDS encoding acyl-CoA dehydratase activase, with protein sequence MKTAYLGIDVGSISTKSVIIDENNMILARDYLWTEVDPIGTVKKMLQSLSDQLDRVNEKHRENPYQVQAVGTTGSARRLIGSITGSSVVKNEITTHAIGTTSLYPEVRTIFEIGGQDSKIILIENGIVVDYAMNTLCAAGTGAFLSSLAQRLNEKVEDIGKIALTSDNPTRLAARCSVFAESDMVHKSQIGHSKKDIIAGICQSVVTNYMNNVAKGKRIIPPIIFQGGVSKNIGVTKAFERITGHEIHVDPDSHLIGALGTAILAKNSKDHRPFDFKISEADFQTKGIPCDKCANHCEIIAVYQGDELIDAWGNKCERGRII encoded by the coding sequence ATGAAAACCGCTTATTTAGGAATCGATGTGGGGTCCATCTCCACAAAATCCGTAATCATCGATGAAAATAATATGATTTTAGCCCGGGATTATCTTTGGACCGAGGTGGATCCTATCGGCACCGTAAAAAAAATGCTCCAGTCCCTCTCCGATCAACTGGACCGGGTCAACGAAAAGCATCGGGAGAATCCCTATCAGGTTCAAGCCGTGGGCACTACGGGCAGTGCCCGGCGATTAATCGGTAGTATTACCGGATCCTCCGTGGTAAAAAATGAGATTACCACCCATGCCATCGGCACCACTTCCCTGTACCCCGAGGTGCGAACCATTTTTGAAATTGGTGGACAGGATTCGAAAATCATTTTAATTGAAAACGGAATTGTGGTGGATTATGCCATGAATACTCTCTGCGCTGCGGGCACAGGAGCTTTTCTTTCTAGCCTGGCTCAGCGGTTGAACGAAAAGGTGGAGGATATCGGTAAAATCGCTCTGACATCAGACAATCCCACCAGACTGGCCGCCCGTTGCAGTGTATTTGCCGAGTCCGACATGGTGCATAAAAGCCAGATCGGGCATTCTAAAAAAGACATTATCGCAGGAATCTGTCAGTCCGTGGTGACAAATTACATGAATAACGTGGCTAAAGGAAAACGGATTATCCCCCCCATAATTTTCCAAGGGGGCGTCAGCAAAAACATCGGAGTTACCAAAGCCTTTGAGCGGATCACGGGTCATGAAATTCATGTGGATCCCGACTCTCACTTGATCGGCGCTCTGGGTACCGCGATCCTTGCGAAAAATTCCAAAGACCACCGCCCCTTTGATTTTAAAATTTCCGAAGCGGACTTTCAAACCAAAGGGATACCCTGTGATAAATGTGCCAACCACTGTGAGATTATTGCGGTTTATCAGGGTGATGAATTGATTGATGCCTGGGGCAATAAATGCGAACGGGGACGGATAATATAG
- a CDS encoding 2-hydroxyacyl-CoA dehydratase, with amino-acid sequence MTKYKVSFPHLGNYYVPLERLFTRGLDVDYVVPPVITKKTLELGSLHSPDYICAPFKFNMGNYIETIEKGADTLVQTGGVCRLRYYGELQSQILKDLGHDVRFITLSQGALSKPVTLYQSFKEINPAMSVKQIGSTLPMVMTMIETMDKVEDFVRKNSGFQTSPGILEAIHEDFLQQLRLTDSKKDVKKLYKKTTDHLLEVPLNKPHNPIRVGVIGEYYTIMEPFSNHDIEKELAKKGIVVDRWINLTNTVLRKDWKRKKRVRRYTKYSMGATSMFTVDQALRFAKQKYDGIIHVKSFGCTPEMDAMPVLQNISRDFNIPILYFTFDSQTSDTGIQTRLEAFYDMIMMRKGGLL; translated from the coding sequence ATGACAAAATATAAGGTCAGCTTTCCCCATCTTGGAAATTATTACGTTCCCTTGGAGCGCCTGTTTACCCGGGGACTGGACGTGGACTATGTAGTGCCTCCGGTGATTACGAAAAAGACCTTGGAACTTGGAAGCCTTCACAGCCCGGATTACATCTGTGCCCCTTTTAAGTTTAATATGGGCAATTATATCGAAACCATTGAGAAAGGTGCCGACACTTTGGTACAAACCGGAGGTGTCTGCCGTCTTCGTTATTACGGCGAGCTGCAGTCTCAAATTCTTAAAGACTTGGGTCATGATGTTCGTTTTATCACTTTGTCCCAGGGAGCCCTGTCCAAACCCGTCACCCTTTATCAGAGCTTTAAAGAAATCAACCCCGCTATGTCCGTAAAACAAATCGGCTCCACCCTGCCGATGGTAATGACCATGATCGAGACCATGGATAAGGTGGAGGACTTTGTTCGAAAAAACAGCGGTTTTCAAACGTCTCCGGGAATCCTGGAGGCCATTCACGAAGACTTCTTACAGCAACTGCGTTTAACGGATTCCAAGAAAGACGTGAAAAAACTTTACAAAAAGACCACGGATCATCTGTTGGAGGTTCCGCTGAATAAACCCCACAATCCCATTCGAGTGGGGGTGATCGGCGAGTATTATACCATTATGGAACCCTTTAGCAACCACGACATCGAAAAGGAACTGGCGAAAAAAGGTATCGTGGTGGACCGGTGGATCAATCTGACCAACACGGTTCTTCGAAAAGATTGGAAACGTAAAAAAAGGGTAAGACGTTATACAAAGTATTCTATGGGAGCCACCAGTATGTTTACTGTGGATCAGGCCCTGCGTTTTGCCAAACAAAAGTACGACGGGATCATTCACGTGAAATCCTTCGGCTGCACTCCCGAGATGGATGCCATGCCGGTGTTGCAAAACATCAGTCGGGACTTTAATATACCGATCCTTTACTTCACCTTTGATTCTCAAACCAGTGATACGGGGATCCAGACCCGCTTGGAAGCCTTTTATGACATGATTATGATGCGCAAAGGAGGACTACTATGA
- a CDS encoding acyl-CoA dehydratase activase-related protein — MIIGIPRGFLYYKHETLWKGFFDALGIKYIVSPKTNQEILDRGNEFAIDEACLSSKVYLGHVHWLIDKCDKIFVPRISSYGMDGELCTKFPALFDLVRNTFGDQEIELVHYNVDFRNADAETPGFVKLGKQLGKSRTKSLRAYLIAKQGEKTQQILEGNKVREAMERDGLKILVAGHAYNLHDPHLGTPVFEMLKKLDTIPISAARVHDKEIHRTSHQISQNIPWVFNRELVGTIAHYQHKVDGIVLITAFPCGPDSLINELVLRRINNPPVLQLILDGQEGTAGMETRLESFIDIIRFKKEGYYDKI; from the coding sequence ATGATTATCGGAATTCCCCGAGGATTTTTATATTATAAGCACGAAACCCTATGGAAGGGTTTCTTTGACGCCTTAGGTATTAAGTACATTGTCAGCCCCAAAACCAATCAGGAGATCCTGGACCGGGGGAATGAATTCGCCATTGATGAGGCGTGTCTTTCTTCGAAAGTGTATTTGGGTCATGTACACTGGCTGATTGACAAGTGCGATAAAATCTTTGTGCCCCGAATCTCATCCTATGGTATGGATGGTGAACTCTGTACCAAGTTTCCCGCGCTATTCGATTTGGTAAGGAACACTTTTGGGGACCAGGAAATTGAGCTGGTCCATTACAACGTGGACTTTCGAAATGCCGATGCAGAAACTCCGGGTTTTGTGAAGCTGGGAAAACAGTTGGGAAAAAGCCGTACGAAAAGCCTTCGGGCTTACCTGATAGCGAAACAGGGAGAGAAAACCCAGCAAATTTTAGAGGGAAACAAAGTACGGGAGGCCATGGAAAGGGATGGCTTGAAAATTCTAGTGGCGGGCCATGCCTACAATCTACATGATCCCCACTTGGGCACCCCGGTGTTTGAGATGTTAAAAAAACTTGACACCATACCCATTTCCGCTGCCCGGGTCCATGATAAGGAGATTCACCGAACCTCCCATCAAATATCCCAAAACATTCCCTGGGTTTTTAACCGGGAACTGGTGGGCACCATCGCCCACTATCAGCATAAGGTCGACGGTATTGTACTGATAACCGCCTTCCCTTGCGGTCCCGATTCCTTAATCAACGAGTTAGTCCTTCGACGGATTAACAATCCTCCGGTACTACAACTGATTCTTGACGGCCAGGAAGGAACCGCAGGGATGGAGACCCGGCTGGAGAGCTTCATCGACATTATCCGATTTAAAAAGGAGGGCTATTATGACAAAATATAA
- a CDS encoding YggT family protein, with product MRDVQKKREVKETETATDTLRRVIRIIFSLAGIILLFRFVFLLFGANPDNQFVDTLYGITEPYVGIFSGIFPETEWGRGVFEPATLIALVVLFIASWLIQSLFAKRTLRREEYVASDHTPKEDPSSETTEDTAVREKVKEEKVKKEGEE from the coding sequence ATGAGGGATGTTCAAAAAAAGCGGGAGGTAAAAGAGACGGAAACGGCAACGGATACTTTAAGAAGGGTCATCAGAATCATTTTTTCTTTAGCGGGAATTATTCTGTTATTTAGATTTGTGTTCCTGCTTTTCGGGGCCAATCCGGACAATCAGTTTGTGGATACTCTCTATGGCATTACCGAACCCTATGTAGGAATTTTCAGTGGTATTTTCCCGGAGACGGAATGGGGAAGGGGAGTTTTTGAACCGGCGACGTTGATTGCATTAGTCGTTCTTTTTATAGCATCCTGGCTGATCCAATCCTTATTTGCGAAAAGAACCCTACGCCGGGAGGAGTACGTCGCATCAGATCATACCCCTAAGGAAGATCCATCCTCAGAGACCACTGAAGATACCGCCGTAAGGGAAAAGGTTAAAGAAGAAAAGGTTAAAAAAGAGGGAGAAGAATGA